A single region of the Vibrio cyclitrophicus genome encodes:
- a CDS encoding regulatory protein ToxS: MKLKVSIILLVLSAFLSGWLYWSSDAKVERLLTQHEWQSRMVTLISDNKQADSIGPLRRVELSSNAKYLPNGTYLRMSVVRLYGNQTEPANVINISETGQWDINDNYLLVSPTEFKDVTSAQRQDFSEEQLELITQVIKMDAEQSRRIDIVNPKALLLTSLNHGSTVLFSN, translated from the coding sequence ATGAAATTAAAAGTATCGATTATCTTACTGGTTCTATCGGCATTTTTGAGTGGTTGGTTATATTGGAGCAGCGATGCAAAAGTAGAGCGCTTGCTCACTCAGCATGAATGGCAGTCGAGAATGGTGACGCTGATTAGCGATAACAAGCAAGCTGACTCAATCGGCCCACTTCGTAGAGTTGAACTATCATCGAATGCGAAATACCTACCAAATGGTACCTATCTGAGAATGTCAGTGGTTAGACTTTACGGAAATCAAACTGAGCCTGCGAATGTGATCAACATTTCGGAAACGGGTCAATGGGATATTAACGACAACTACTTACTGGTTTCACCAACGGAATTTAAAGATGTGACTTCGGCTCAGCGCCAAGATTTTTCAGAAGAACAGCTAGAGCTTATCACTCAAGTCATTAAGATGGACGCAGAGCAAAGCCGCCGCATAGACATTGTTAACCCGAAGGCACTGCTACTGACTAGCTTAAATCATGGTTCTACCGTATTGTTTTCAAACTAA